From a region of the Thermosipho melanesiensis BI429 genome:
- a CDS encoding M42 family metallopeptidase — translation MYLKELSEINGVSGNEQKVRDFILDKIKDKVDKYWIDRMGNLIVFKKGKSKAKVVLDAHMDEVGFMVTKINDDGTLSFMPVGGVDPRVVIGKKVIINDEIVGIIGFKAIHLQDSPYKTPEFSQLSIDAGFSSKKEAEKKVKIGDYVAFTTKYKEVGNFATGKAFDDRGGCSILIDLIEKNIKTDYDLYFVFSVQEETGLRGSAVVAEQIQPDFAIAIETTTAGDNPELDKELWATHLGEGPAITFMHSGYVIDKNLFESLVKTAKDNNIPFQYKRRTAGGTNAARYARSAYGIPSAVISIPSRYIHSPLIVINLEDYKNTVLLLQKFLEEAPIK, via the coding sequence ATGTATTTAAAAGAGCTTTCTGAGATAAATGGTGTTTCTGGCAACGAACAAAAAGTTAGAGACTTTATCTTAGATAAAATCAAGGATAAGGTTGATAAATATTGGATAGATAGAATGGGGAATTTAATAGTGTTTAAAAAAGGGAAATCAAAAGCTAAAGTTGTATTAGACGCACACATGGATGAAGTGGGATTTATGGTAACAAAAATAAATGATGATGGAACATTATCATTTATGCCAGTTGGTGGTGTTGATCCTAGAGTTGTAATAGGTAAAAAAGTTATAATAAACGATGAAATTGTAGGAATTATTGGATTTAAAGCAATTCATTTACAAGATAGTCCTTATAAAACTCCAGAATTTTCACAACTAAGCATTGATGCAGGGTTTTCTTCAAAAAAAGAAGCAGAAAAAAAAGTTAAAATAGGTGATTACGTTGCCTTTACGACAAAATACAAAGAAGTAGGTAATTTTGCCACTGGAAAGGCTTTCGACGATAGGGGTGGATGTAGTATACTAATTGATTTAATTGAAAAAAACATAAAAACTGATTACGATCTATATTTTGTATTTAGTGTACAAGAAGAAACTGGTTTAAGAGGATCAGCAGTAGTCGCCGAACAAATTCAACCAGACTTTGCTATTGCAATTGAAACAACAACTGCGGGTGACAATCCAGAACTTGATAAGGAACTTTGGGCAACTCATCTTGGTGAAGGCCCGGCAATTACATTTATGCACTCTGGTTATGTAATTGATAAAAATCTTTTTGAATCACTTGTAAAAACTGCAAAAGATAATAATATACCATTCCAATACAAAAGAAGGACTGCTGGAGGTACAAATGCAGCAAGATATGCAAGAAGTGCCTATGGTATCCCATCTGCAGTAATATCCATACCTTCAAGATATATTCATAGTCCACTTATAGTTATTAATTTGGAAGACTACAAAAACACAGTTTTACTTTTACAAAAATTTCTTGAAGAAGCTCCAATAAAATAA
- a CDS encoding DNA-directed RNA polymerase subunit omega: MNPVINYDELLKKIPYKFAIPIAVAKRAENLKEFAHSYVETWDNNYVSIALKELSEGYIRIKNEEILKVLIPNVK; encoded by the coding sequence ATGAATCCCGTAATTAACTATGACGAGCTTTTAAAAAAGATACCGTATAAATTTGCAATTCCCATAGCAGTGGCAAAGAGAGCGGAGAATTTAAAAGAATTTGCGCATTCATATGTGGAAACTTGGGATAATAACTATGTAAGTATAGCTTTAAAAGAGTTAAGTGAGGGATATATAAGAATCAAAAACGAAGAAATATTGAAGGTATTAATACCAAATGTAAAATAA
- the gmk gene encoding guanylate kinase has product MEGTLIVVSGPSGVGKTSIINALLNKLDRIVFSVSCTTRPPRPGEINGVDYFFISKEEFKKMRENGEFLEWAQVHGNLYGTPKKFVVENIKKGNRIILDIDVQGALQVKKNFSDAVFVFVAPPSYKVLRDRLLKRGTESEEIMLKRFENAKWEMSKIKEFDYLIINSDLEKSIIAMKSIVIAESYKTKRIFDEELEEKLLKGGK; this is encoded by the coding sequence ATGGAAGGCACTTTAATAGTTGTAAGTGGACCATCAGGTGTTGGAAAAACTAGTATAATAAATGCTTTATTAAACAAACTTGATAGGATTGTATTTTCAGTTTCATGTACAACTCGCCCACCGAGACCTGGTGAAATTAATGGAGTGGATTATTTTTTTATAAGTAAAGAGGAATTTAAAAAGATGCGAGAAAATGGTGAGTTTTTAGAGTGGGCTCAGGTACATGGTAATTTGTATGGTACACCAAAAAAGTTTGTGGTTGAGAATATAAAGAAAGGTAATAGGATAATATTAGATATAGATGTACAGGGTGCTCTGCAAGTTAAGAAAAATTTTTCAGATGCAGTTTTTGTTTTTGTTGCTCCTCCAAGTTATAAAGTATTAAGGGACAGACTTTTAAAAAGAGGAACAGAAAGTGAAGAAATAATGTTAAAAAGGTTTGAGAATGCAAAATGGGAAATGTCCAAGATTAAGGAGTTTGACTATTTGATAATTAATAGTGATCTTGAAAAGTCAATAATTGCAATGAAATCCATTGTAATTGCAGAATCATACAAGACAAAAAGAATATTTGATGAAGAACTAGAAGAGAAATTACTTAAAGGAGGTAAATAG
- a CDS encoding DUF370 domain-containing protein produces the protein MFGLINIGFGNVIAGDRIVAIVNPESAPLKRLKEDAKEEGKLIDATYGRKTRAILISDSNHIILSAIQPETIAQRFMQSFFEIEEQLERIRRKG, from the coding sequence ATGTTTGGACTTATTAATATTGGTTTTGGGAATGTTATCGCAGGTGATAGAATTGTTGCAATAGTAAATCCAGAGAGTGCGCCATTGAAAAGATTAAAGGAAGATGCTAAAGAAGAGGGAAAATTAATAGATGCAACATACGGAAGAAAAACAAGAGCAATACTTATATCAGATAGTAACCATATTATTTTAAGCGCTATTCAGCCAGAAACAATTGCACAGAGATTTATGCAATCATTTTTTGAAATTGAAGAACAATTAGAGAGAATTAGAAGAAAGGGATAA
- a CDS encoding YicC family protein: MTGYAKVEKVSEKFKVSCEIKTLNSKGLDVFVGVPYYLSSKEIKINRIIANRIKRGKAYLRLNVKFLTPVDLNIDYVMAKSYFESLESLREQLGIQNLLSVGDLLIFKEIFRGDFSDEVVEELWEFSESVILDTLKRLVDEREKEGQKLFVELNDMIQKMKEIVESISSLSFKLKGEIAKKIRENVEEILPEKVELDVNQFETAVALIADKADIREEIARLKSHLTRLEELIRSDEPVGTLLNFLTQEVHREFNTILSKSRMLEITNYALEGKYINSQLKEQVQNIE; this comes from the coding sequence ATGACAGGATATGCGAAAGTTGAAAAAGTTTCCGAAAAATTTAAAGTATCTTGTGAAATAAAGACCTTAAATTCAAAAGGTTTAGATGTTTTTGTAGGGGTGCCGTATTATCTAAGTTCAAAGGAAATAAAAATAAACAGAATTATTGCAAACAGGATAAAAAGGGGAAAAGCTTATCTTAGATTAAATGTAAAATTTTTAACACCTGTGGATTTGAATATAGATTATGTAATGGCAAAATCGTATTTTGAAAGTCTTGAAAGCTTAAGGGAGCAGCTTGGGATACAAAATTTATTGAGCGTAGGTGATCTTTTAATATTTAAGGAAATTTTTAGAGGAGATTTTAGCGATGAAGTTGTAGAAGAGCTTTGGGAATTTTCTGAGAGTGTTATTTTGGATACTTTGAAAAGACTAGTAGATGAGCGTGAAAAGGAAGGACAAAAGTTATTTGTTGAATTAAATGACATGATTCAGAAAATGAAAGAGATAGTTGAAAGTATTAGTAGCTTATCATTTAAATTAAAGGGTGAAATAGCAAAGAAAATTAGAGAAAATGTCGAAGAAATATTACCTGAAAAGGTTGAGTTAGACGTAAATCAATTTGAAACTGCAGTTGCACTAATAGCTGATAAAGCGGATATAAGGGAAGAAATTGCGAGATTAAAAAGTCATTTAACTAGGTTGGAAGAATTGATAAGGTCTGATGAGCCAGTTGGAACTCTGTTGAATTTTTTGACGCAAGAGGTTCATAGAGAATTTAATACAATACTTTCAAAAAGTAGAATGTTAGAAATTACGAATTATGCTTTAGAAGGAAAATATATTAATTCTCAATTAAAAGAGCAAGTTCAAAATATTGAATAA
- a CDS encoding 2-oxoacid:acceptor oxidoreductase family protein: protein MRFIFAGFGGQGVMLMGQILAYAGMIEGKNVTWMPSYGPEMRGGTANCTVVVEDKEVASPVVDQAEVVVAMNIPSMLKFQNVVTENGYLFLNESVIDREADRKVDINIKKVPCNEIADKLGNLKVANMVMLGAVIGVTNIVSKESLFKALEKKLTGKKANLIEVNKKAIEEGIAIAKQ, encoded by the coding sequence ATGAGGTTTATTTTTGCAGGATTTGGTGGGCAAGGTGTAATGTTAATGGGGCAAATTCTTGCATATGCGGGAATGATAGAGGGGAAAAATGTTACATGGATGCCATCATATGGTCCTGAAATGCGAGGTGGGACGGCAAATTGTACAGTGGTTGTGGAAGACAAAGAAGTAGCATCTCCGGTAGTTGACCAAGCAGAGGTTGTAGTTGCGATGAATATTCCGTCGATGCTAAAGTTCCAAAATGTAGTTACTGAAAATGGTTATCTTTTCTTAAATGAATCAGTTATTGATAGGGAAGCTGATAGAAAAGTTGATATCAACATTAAGAAGGTCCCGTGTAATGAAATAGCAGATAAGTTAGGAAATTTAAAGGTTGCTAATATGGTCATGTTAGGTGCTGTTATTGGTGTAACAAATATTGTTTCGAAGGAAAGTTTGTTTAAAGCACTAGAGAAAAAATTAACGGGTAAAAAGGCAAATTTAATTGAGGTTAATAAAAAGGCTATTGAAGAAGGAATTGCTATTGCAAAACAGTAG
- a CDS encoding thiamine pyrophosphate-dependent enzyme: MRKVLHKMPESLTGKEFTYCPGCHHGIIHRLIAEVIDELGIREKTLVVSPIGCSVFAYQFFNMDGTIAPHGRAPAVATGMKRARPDLYVFTYQGDGDLAAIGTAEIMHAANRGEKITTIFVNNAIYGMTGGQMAPTTLLGMKSTTTPYGRTAENDGYPMHMCEFLKEAKGVAYLARTKVNTPQDVEKTKKAIKKAFLAQVKGLGFGMVEVLSTCPTNWGIDPVSAGKWLEENMIPEYPLGIFVDKVGDEK; this comes from the coding sequence ATGAGAAAGGTTTTGCATAAAATGCCAGAATCGTTAACGGGAAAGGAATTTACTTATTGCCCAGGTTGTCATCATGGAATTATTCATAGATTGATTGCAGAAGTTATTGATGAGCTTGGGATAAGAGAAAAAACTTTGGTTGTTTCCCCAATAGGTTGTTCCGTTTTTGCTTATCAGTTTTTTAACATGGATGGAACTATAGCACCTCATGGTAGAGCTCCGGCAGTTGCTACTGGTATGAAAAGAGCACGTCCAGATTTGTATGTGTTTACATATCAAGGTGATGGTGATTTAGCGGCAATTGGTACGGCCGAAATTATGCATGCGGCAAATAGAGGCGAAAAAATTACTACAATATTTGTAAATAATGCTATTTATGGTATGACAGGTGGTCAAATGGCACCAACTACATTACTTGGTATGAAATCGACTACAACTCCATACGGAAGAACAGCAGAAAATGATGGATATCCAATGCATATGTGTGAATTCTTAAAAGAAGCAAAAGGTGTTGCATATCTTGCAAGAACTAAAGTAAATACACCACAAGATGTTGAAAAAACAAAAAAAGCAATAAAAAAGGCATTTTTGGCTCAAGTGAAAGGTCTAGGGTTTGGAATGGTAGAGGTCTTATCAACATGTCCAACAAATTGGGGTATAGATCCCGTTTCCGCCGGCAAGTGGCTTGAAGAAAATATGATTCCTGAATATCCATTGGGAATTTTTGTTGATAAGGTTGGTGATGAAAAATGA
- a CDS encoding 3-methyl-2-oxobutanoate dehydrogenase subunit VorB encodes MEKVMVKGTEAIGEAAIRAGCRHFFGYPITPQSELPEYMAKRLPEVGGVFLQTESEVATVNMLYGAACTGKRVMTSTSSPGFSLMMEGVSYMACAKLPAVFVNVVRGGPGLGDIQPAQGDYWQATKGGGHGDYRLIVLAPSTVQEAVDLTVLAFDLSDKYRTPALILADGLLGQMMEPVVFPEFRDLSTLPDHSDWALTGAKGREPHIVTSFDIDPYNLEKMNLELVEIYRKIEENEVRWEEYRTDDAEIVITAFGTIGRIAKSVVDIAREEGLKVGLFRPITVWPFPYEQLEKLVDRVDMFFDVEMNMGQMLEDVKLAVKGKKPVKFYSRMGGVVPTPTEILNALKEEIRR; translated from the coding sequence ATGGAAAAGGTAATGGTTAAGGGTACGGAAGCAATAGGCGAAGCCGCTATTAGAGCAGGTTGTAGGCACTTTTTTGGTTATCCAATAACCCCTCAAAGTGAACTCCCGGAATATATGGCAAAGAGACTTCCAGAAGTAGGCGGAGTGTTTTTACAAACGGAAAGTGAAGTTGCAACAGTTAACATGTTGTATGGAGCAGCTTGTACAGGGAAGAGAGTTATGACTTCTACATCATCTCCAGGTTTTAGTTTAATGATGGAAGGTGTATCATATATGGCGTGTGCAAAATTGCCTGCTGTTTTTGTAAATGTAGTACGAGGTGGTCCCGGACTTGGTGATATTCAGCCAGCGCAAGGTGATTATTGGCAAGCAACAAAAGGTGGAGGTCATGGAGATTACAGATTAATTGTACTTGCACCATCTACAGTACAGGAAGCAGTTGATTTAACTGTTTTGGCATTTGATCTTTCTGATAAGTATAGAACACCTGCGTTGATATTGGCAGATGGTTTATTGGGGCAAATGATGGAGCCGGTTGTATTTCCAGAGTTTAGAGATTTATCTACATTACCTGATCACAGTGATTGGGCATTAACAGGTGCAAAGGGTAGAGAACCGCACATTGTTACTTCTTTTGACATTGATCCATACAATCTTGAAAAGATGAATTTAGAATTAGTTGAGATATATAGAAAGATAGAAGAAAATGAAGTAAGATGGGAAGAATACAGAACAGATGATGCAGAAATAGTGATTACCGCTTTTGGAACAATTGGAAGAATTGCAAAAAGTGTTGTTGACATAGCACGTGAAGAAGGATTAAAAGTGGGATTATTTAGACCTATTACCGTATGGCCATTCCCATATGAACAATTAGAAAAATTAGTTGATAGGGTAGATATGTTCTTTGATGTTGAAATGAATATGGGACAAATGCTCGAAGATGTAAAGCTTGCTGTAAAAGGTAAAAAACCAGTAAAGTTCTATTCAAGGATGGGTGGAGTAGTCCCAACACCAACTGAAATTTTAAATGCACTTAAAGAGGAAATTAGGAGGTGA
- a CDS encoding 4Fe-4S dicluster domain-containing protein — translation MPKVKGYIEIDQERCKGCGLCINACPMKVIEFSEEFNSKGYHPAEAKHLEKCIACGFCYRMCPDVCITVYREE, via the coding sequence ATGCCTAAGGTAAAAGGATATATTGAAATTGATCAGGAAAGATGTAAGGGTTGTGGATTGTGTATTAATGCCTGTCCAATGAAGGTTATTGAATTTTCAGAAGAATTTAATAGTAAAGGTTACCATCCAGCTGAAGCAAAACATTTGGAAAAATGTATTGCATGTGGTTTTTGTTATAGAATGTGTCCTGATGTATGTATAACAGTTTACAGGGAAGAGTGA
- the buk gene encoding butyrate kinase, with protein sequence MFRILVINPGSTSTKLAIFEGEKQVASKTLRHTPEELSPFKKLIDQYEFRVGVIEEFLKTLGFRYEDFDAVVGRGGLVQPIQSGTYKVDELMVSELKEGKYGEHASNLGAVIAYEISKQHGIPSFIVDPVVVDEMDKIAKVSGHPMFERKSIFHALNQKAVARRAAEELGKDYEEVNLIVVHMGGGISIGAHRNGKVVDVNNALDGDGPFTPERSGTLPLTQLIDMCYSGKYTLDFMKKRIKGQGGLVAYLGTNDAMKVQEMISQGDEKTRLIYKAMAYQIAKWIGRMAAALKGEVDAIVLTGGLAYDERYMVRWLKEYVEFIAPVLVYPGGDEEKALAMGALRVLKGVEIAKDYSEEVQKRG encoded by the coding sequence ATGTTTAGAATATTGGTTATAAATCCCGGTTCAACAAGTACCAAATTGGCCATTTTTGAGGGCGAAAAACAGGTTGCATCTAAAACTTTAAGGCATACTCCTGAAGAACTTTCACCGTTTAAAAAATTAATAGATCAGTATGAATTTAGAGTGGGAGTAATTGAAGAATTTTTGAAGACTTTGGGGTTTAGGTACGAAGATTTTGATGCGGTGGTTGGTAGAGGAGGACTTGTTCAACCTATACAAAGTGGTACGTATAAAGTAGATGAGTTAATGGTTAGCGAATTAAAAGAAGGTAAATATGGAGAACATGCATCGAATTTAGGTGCTGTTATAGCTTATGAAATTTCTAAGCAACATGGTATCCCTTCATTTATTGTAGATCCAGTAGTGGTGGATGAAATGGATAAGATTGCAAAAGTTTCAGGACATCCAATGTTCGAGAGAAAATCAATATTTCATGCGTTGAATCAGAAAGCCGTTGCAAGACGTGCGGCAGAAGAATTGGGAAAAGATTATGAAGAAGTGAATTTAATTGTTGTACATATGGGTGGAGGTATTTCTATAGGAGCACATAGAAATGGTAAAGTTGTTGATGTAAACAATGCACTAGATGGTGATGGTCCATTTACCCCTGAAAGGAGTGGAACATTACCACTTACACAGTTGATTGATATGTGTTATTCTGGGAAATACACCTTAGATTTTATGAAGAAAAGAATAAAAGGACAAGGTGGTTTAGTGGCTTATCTTGGAACAAATGATGCGATGAAAGTACAGGAAATGATTTCTCAAGGAGATGAAAAAACAAGATTGATATACAAAGCGATGGCTTATCAAATTGCAAAGTGGATTGGAAGAATGGCTGCAGCATTGAAAGGAGAAGTTGATGCCATAGTTTTAACGGGTGGATTGGCATATGATGAAAGGTATATGGTTAGGTGGTTAAAAGAGTATGTAGAATTTATTGCACCTGTTTTAGTTTATCCAGGCGGAGATGAAGAAAAAGCTCTTGCAATGGGAGCGTTAAGAGTTTTAAAAGGTGTTGAAATAGCAAAAGATTATAGCGAAGAGGTGCAAAAACGTGGCTAA
- a CDS encoding bifunctional enoyl-CoA hydratase/phosphate acetyltransferase: protein MKKLVDLLEKAKKLGPKTVAVAASEDEVVLKALDRATDEGIINAILVGNVEKTKKIAQDVGIEIGKFEFLQADNYIEAAEKAVQMVSQNKADFVMKGKIKTGDLMKVVLKEEYGLRTGRTLSLVSIFEVPHYDKLLIVSDAGMTIAPTLEQKVDIINNTVLVANRVLGIEEPKVAVLGAVEVVNPKMPATIEAAILSQMNKRKQIKRCIVDGPFALDNAVSKEAAEHKGIKSVVAGDADILIMPDIEAGNIFYKAMVFLAGAKVASAIIGAKVPVALTSRADSDETKLLSLALTGLMVGDRNV from the coding sequence ATGAAAAAATTAGTTGATTTACTTGAAAAAGCAAAAAAGCTTGGTCCTAAAACAGTTGCAGTTGCTGCAAGTGAAGATGAGGTGGTTTTAAAAGCTTTAGATAGAGCGACAGATGAAGGGATTATTAACGCGATACTTGTAGGAAATGTTGAAAAAACAAAGAAAATAGCCCAGGATGTTGGTATTGAAATAGGAAAGTTTGAATTTTTGCAAGCGGATAATTATATAGAAGCTGCAGAAAAAGCAGTCCAAATGGTTTCGCAGAATAAAGCAGATTTTGTAATGAAAGGAAAAATAAAAACAGGCGATTTGATGAAAGTAGTTTTAAAGGAAGAATATGGTTTGAGAACCGGAAGAACATTATCTTTGGTTAGTATTTTTGAAGTTCCACATTATGACAAACTTCTAATAGTATCCGATGCTGGTATGACCATTGCTCCAACTTTAGAACAGAAAGTTGATATTATAAACAACACTGTTTTAGTTGCAAATAGGGTGTTGGGAATTGAAGAACCAAAGGTTGCAGTTCTTGGAGCAGTAGAAGTTGTTAATCCAAAAATGCCAGCAACTATTGAAGCTGCAATTTTATCTCAAATGAATAAACGAAAACAAATAAAAAGATGTATTGTAGATGGTCCATTTGCACTTGATAATGCGGTTTCAAAGGAGGCAGCGGAACATAAGGGTATAAAGAGTGTAGTTGCTGGTGATGCAGATATTCTTATAATGCCGGATATTGAAGCAGGTAATATTTTCTACAAAGCAATGGTGTTTTTAGCTGGTGCTAAGGTTGCTTCTGCAATTATAGGTGCAAAAGTTCCTGTGGCATTAACATCTAGGGCGGATTCTGATGAAACAAAGCTATTATCACTTGCCTTAACAGGTTTAATGGTTGGTGATAGAAATGTTTAG